The following coding sequences are from one Primulina eburnea isolate SZY01 chromosome 15, ASM2296580v1, whole genome shotgun sequence window:
- the LOC140815472 gene encoding uncharacterized protein, translated as MPPKRKVTEGDDRTPTTERTTNVVDEFSKLIQEHAKVHGEQIQQLLSMHTSTQVRGRGRVLGTTEGSEDGAYDRFRRMYPPDFVGGSDPLVALEWIKSLEAIFDYLKFNDQDKVSCAVFMLVKAARIWGEATKVTVNVRELKWDAFKELFYTKYFSREVKAKKMKEFLELRQAAMTVNEYTLKFEEGCVFVPFIAENDKDKGEHFIRGLRPEIRRDVHMAKVVSYQDIVERALLAELDEQEIEKERQLRRQTFQARSQGASPSSRGGFKGKGKMEQRNKPSVPSSDVERSLCPKCGKPHKGECLVGSGRCYRCKEMGHTAQKCPLSSDKGKVQGRIFTMTKEGANPDSSVISGNILISGKEALTLIDTGATHSFMSEVFMHSLSREPTIMPLQFNIMLPSGDEICPTNILKACPVQIASRLLYADFIVIPMVAFDVILGMDWLYTYRAVIDCVEKTVRFLTDNHESDEFVGLGSSLSVPIISCLQATKLLNKGCTGFLALVSDVNRGSDVKIQNIDVVQEYPDVFADDVPGLPPDRETRELHREHLRIVLQTLRKKQLYAKLKKCEFWLEQVAFLGHIVSKEGIAVDPSKIESIKQWSIPKTVSEVRSFLGLAGYYRRFIADFSKIALPLTSLTRKAIKFEWTIECQQAFQTLKDKLTSAPVLVLPCGTEDFVVYTDSSKQGLGAVLMQRGKVIAYASRQLKDYEKNYPTHDLELAAVKIEHQRPAETLQSLPIPQWKWEHITMDFVTGLPRTPKGYNSIWVIVDRLTKSAHFLPVKTTFTMNQYAEVYVAEIVRLHGISVSIVSDRDPRFTSEFWKSLHIALGTKLAFSTAYHPQRSWDSKLPLVEFTYNNSYQSSIGMAPYEALYGRRCRSPLYWEEVGERKMLGPELVQQTADVVALIQERMKTAQSRQKSYADVRRRPLAFEVGDHVFIKIAPLKGVMRFGKKDLLPNLSYEEVPVQILDRKVKVLRNKNIGIVKVLWRNQVIEEATWEPEEEMKHHYPNLFKGISLHSFPSLYRSSFLPPFKDFLSSKLYFKLRKPNRILSLFYLNFKLQGIQSRSHSHHLLVGCK; from the exons ATGCCTCCTAAGCGAAAGGTTACTGAAGGGGATGATAGGACCCCTACTACTGAAAGGACTACCAACGTTGTAGATGAATTCAGCAAATTAATACAAGAACATGCGAAGGTTCACGGTGAGCAAATTCAACAGTTGTTGAGCATGCACACCTCGACTCAGGTTCGTGGTCGTGGTAGAGTTCTAGGCACAACAGAAGGTTCTGAAGACGGTGCCTATGATCGTTTTAGAAGAATGTACCCTCCTGATTTTGTTGGTGGTTCTGATCCATTGGTGGCTCTAGAATGGATCAAGTCTTTGGAAGCCATCTTCGACTATTTGAAGTTCAATGATCAAGACAAGGTTAGTTGTGCAGTTTTTATGTTGGTCAAAGCAGCACGTATTTGGGGGGAAGCCACCAAGGTTACAGTGAATGTTCGTGAATTGAAATGGGATGCATTCAAAGAGCTTTTCTACACCAAATATTTTTCTCGAGAAGTTAAAGCGaagaagatgaaagaatttctcGAGTTGCGACAAGCTGCCATGACTGTCAATGAGTATACTCTTAAATTTGAAGAAGGTTGTGTCTTTGTGCCTTTCATCGCCGAgaatgataaagataaaggagaGCACTTTATTCGCGGCTTGAGACCCGAGATTCGACGAGATGTTCACATGGCTAAAGTGGTTTCTTATCAAGATATTGTTGAAAGGGCACTGCTAGCTGAACTTGATGAGCAAGAGATTGAAAAAGAAAGGCAGTTGAGAAGACAAACCTTTCAAGCCAGGAGTCAAGGTGCAAGTCCTTCTAGTCGAGGCGGCTTCAAAGGAAAGGGCAAAATGGAGCAACGCAATAAACCTTCTGTGCCTTCTTCAGATGTGGAGAGATCGTTATgccctaagtgtggcaagccACACAAAGGTGAGTGTCTGGTTGGAAGTGGCCGATGTTACAGGTGCAAAGAAATGGGGCATACCGCACAAAAATGTCCTCTCTCCTCTGATAAAGGAAAAGTTCAAGGAAGAATCTTTACGATGACAAAAGAAGGAGCCAATCCTGATTCTTCAGTCATATCAGGTAATATTCTAATATCTGGAAAGGAAGCACTTacattgattgataccggtgcaaCACATTCCTTTATGTCTGAAGTATTTATGCACTCCTTATCTCGCGAGCCTACTATCATGCCTTTACAATTCAATATTATGTTGCCTTCTGGTGATGAGATTTGTCCTACAAATATTCTTAAGGCATGTCCGGTACAGATAGCTTCGAGATTGTTGTATGCTGATTTTATTGTAATTCCGatggttgctttcgatgttATCTTGGGTATGGATTGGTTATACACTTATCGTGCCGTGATTGACTGTGTGGAAAAGACTGTGAGGTTTTTAACTGATAATCATGAGAGTGATGAATTTGTTGGTTTAGGTTCATCACTAAGTGTTCCCATTATTTCTTGTCTTCAAGCTACTAAATTATTGAATAAGGGTTGTACTGGTTTTCTGGCCTTAGTATCAGATGTGAATAGGGGCAGTGATGTGAAAATTCAGAATATTGATGTGGTTCAGGAATATCCTGACGTATTTGCTGATGATGTGCCTGGCTTACCTCCTGATCGAgag ACACGAGAACTTCATAGGGAGCATTTGAGGATCGTATTACAGACATTGAGgaagaagcaattgtatgcgaagttaaagaaatgtgagttctggttagagCAAGTGGCATTTTTGGGCCACATCGTGTCAAAAGAAGGAATAGCGGTTGATCCATCCAAGATTGAATCTATTAAGCAATGGTCCATTCCAAAGACAGTTTCAGAGGTACGAAGTTTTCTTGGCTTGGCAGGGTATTACAGACGCTTCATAGCAGACTTCTCGAAAATAGCATTGCCATTGACAAGCTTGACACGGAAAGCTATCAAGTTCGAATGGACTATTGAGTGTCAACAAGCATTCCAAACATTGAAAGATAAGTTAACCTCTGCCCCTGTATTAGTACTTCCCTGTGGTACTGAagattttgttgtgtatacaGATTCTTCAAAGCAGGGGTTAGGTGCTGTATTGATGCAACGTGGGAAAGTGATTGCATATGCTTCACGTCAGCTAAAagactacgagaagaattatcccacgcatgatttggagttggCCGCT gttaagattgaacATCAAAGGCCTGCTGAAACTTTGCAATCTCTCCCAATAcctcagtggaaatgggagcatatcaccatggactttgtaacAGGACTTCCAAGAACACCAAAGGGTTACAActccatctgggtgattgttgacagGTTAACTAAGTCGGCACATTTTCTTCCGGTCAAAACGACATTTACAATGAACCAGTATGCTGAAGTCTATGTAGCTGAGATTGTAAGACTTCATGGAATCTCTGtatcaattgtatctgatcgtgacccgAGGTTTACTTCTGAATTCTGGAAAAGTTTACATATAGCCTTGGGCACCAAGTTGGCTTTTAGcacagcatatcatcctcaga GaagttgggattctaagttgcctttggTCGAATTTACGTATAACAACAGCTACCAATCTTCAATCGGCATGGCACCctatgaagctttatatggaagAAGGTGTCGATCTCCATTATACTGGGAAGAAGTAGGTGAAAGGAAGATGTTGGGCCCGGAGTTggttcaacaaacagcagatgttGTGGCAttgatccaagaaagaatgaagaccgctcagtctagacagaaaagttatgcTGATGTACGACGACGGCCATTGGCATTCGAGGTTGGTGATCATGTGTTTATTAAAATAGCTCCTCTCAAGGGAgttatgcgatttggcaagaaag ATCTTTTGCCTAATTTAAGCTACGAAGAAGTGCCGGTTCAAATACTTGATCGTAAGGTTAAGGTGTTAAGAAACAaaaatattggtattgtcaaaGTCCTTTGGAGAAATCAAGTGATTGAGGAGGCGACTTGGGAACCGGAAGAAGAAATGAAACATCACTATCCCAATTTATTCAAAG GGATTTCTCTTCATTCATTCCCTTCTCTCTATCGCTCAAGCTTTCTCCCTCCCTTCAAAGATTTTCTTTCCTCCAAATTATACTTCAAGTTAAGGAAGCCTAATAGAATTCTTAGCTTATTCTACCTCAACTTCAAGCTACAAG GAATTCAATCAAGGTCTCATAGCCATCATTTACTTGTTGGTTGTAAGTGA